In Mytilus galloprovincialis chromosome 1, xbMytGall1.hap1.1, whole genome shotgun sequence, the following are encoded in one genomic region:
- the LOC143074299 gene encoding tryptophan 2,3-dioxygenase-like isoform X1: MASGGPSEPEKAKSYENYLQLEKVLGGVRRLSEVNNDPAHDEHLFIVIHQAFELWFKQMLFDLESIIEIFDSKPGRDEKQMLTITQRLERIVLIWKLLIDQFFIIETIPPLNFLEFRHHLGSASGFQSLQFRLLENKFGIRDEDRKKYANKTYIDMLDAESSKDKLRESTKDKTLLSVVQLWLEDMDDIDSDFWQRYKKAVVQSGNQASFEGVVDKDKYESDREHGIRRLSHKAFKGALRISLLRDKPGYCLPYKVLSLITDVDGLIMKWRYNHVLMVHRMIGSKAGTGGSSGYQYLQSTVSDKYRIFIDFFNMSTFLIPRRDLESVEE; this comes from the exons ATGGCGTCTGGTGGACCTTCTGAACCTGAAAAGGCAAAGTCGTATGAAAATTATTTACAA CTTGAAAAAGTTTTAGGAGGTGTAAGACGATTGAGCGAGGTAAACAATGATCCGGCCCATGACGAACACCTCTTTATTGTCATCCATCAAG CGTTTGAGTTATGGTTCAAGCAGATGCTATTTGATTTGGAATCTATTATAGAAATCTTTGACAGTAAGCCA GGACGTGATGAGAAGCAAATGTTGACAATTACTCAGAGACTGGAAAGAATTGTTCTCATATGGAAG TTACTGATCGACCAGTTCTTCATAATTGAGACTATACCACCATTGAATTTCTTAGAATTCAG ACATCACCTTGGATCAGCATCTGGGTTTCAGAGCTTGCAATTTAGGCTGCTTGAAAATAAATTTGGAATTCGAGAT gaagacagaaaaaaatatgccAACAAAACCTATATTGACATGCTGGATGCAGAGAGTTCAAAAGATAAACTGAGAGaatcaacaaaagacaaaacgTTGTTAAGCGTTGTTCAG TTATGGCTTGAAGATATGGACGATATTGATTCTGATTTCTGGCAGCGATATAAAAAGGCAGTTGTACAAAGTGGAAACCAG GCTTCATTTGAAGGCGTTGTTGACAAAGACAAGTATGAAA GTGATCGTGAGCACGGAATAAGACGATTGAGTCATAAAGCCTTTAAGGGTGCCTTACGGATTTCTCTGTTGAGAGATAAACCTGGTTATTGTCTGCCGTACAAAGTTCTGAGCCTTATTACAGATGTAGATGGTTTGATCATGAAGTGGAGAT ATAACCACGTGTTAATGGTGCATCGAATGATAGGAAGCAAAGCCGGAACTGGAGGGTCGTCAGGTTATCAATATTTACAATCAACAGTCAG TGACAAGTACAGAATATTCATCGATTTTTTCAACATGTCGACTTTTCTAATCCCTCGCAGGGATTTAGAATCCGTTGAAGAATGA